In Anticarsia gemmatalis isolate Benzon Research Colony breed Stoneville strain chromosome 5, ilAntGemm2 primary, whole genome shotgun sequence, the following are encoded in one genomic region:
- the LOC142973078 gene encoding uncharacterized protein LOC142973078, whose amino-acid sequence MFLQVAALCLLAVCAQAHVAVSHQSRVDHHHGHHHGHGEHHSHEVHHHVHHGHHDGHHGHHDGHDGHHGHHDGHHDHHHHPHHHPSYKFEYSVKDDHTHDHKSQHEHRDGDHVKGSYMLVEPDGNVRTVHYEADDHHGFRADVHHKTAHHHHIPHHHHGHHHHEHHEHH is encoded by the exons atgtttttacaa GTGGCCGCCCTTTGTCTGCTGGCTGTGTGTGCGCAGGCGCATGTCGCTGTGTCACACCAGTCTCGCGTCGATCACCACCATGGCCACCACCACGGTCACGGCGAGCACCACAGCCATGAGGTCCACCACCACGTACACCACGGACACCATGACGGACATCATGGACACCATGACGGACACGACGGACACCACGGTCACCACGATGGACACCACGACCACCACCACCATCCCCAC CATCATCCATCGTACAAATTTGAGTACTCCGTGAAGGACGACCACACCCACGACCACAAGTCGCAGCATGAGCACCGCGACGGTGACCACGTGAAGGGATCGTACATGCTCGTCGAGCCTGACGGCAATGTGCGCACTGTTCATTATGAAGCTGATGATCACCATGG TTTCCGTGCTGATGTTCACCACAAGACGGCGCATCATCACCACATTCCGCATCATCATCATGGTCATCACCATCATGAACATCATGAACACCATTAA
- the LOC142973379 gene encoding uncharacterized protein LOC142973379, with the protein MQFDETRPFNPPPYFIYVFIAFLIMDFIYFKMMLIVNSWLLAGGSPVAMLQHATSSQSIVFHQLQASPAMSPVTTESPIVSNSGNHPKYEYKYEVSDHQTGDRKSHWERRDGDNVRGVYTLYEPDGALRTVEYTADALHGFNAVVRRNEPNTHQHQHQHPRLNSGYKQAASSSSGRDGYDDSSRSYSSERDIFTNKPSPRRQGKLTSYNQGVDFSVVHGHNAK; encoded by the exons ATGCAGTTCGACGAGACTCGGCCCTTCAATCCACCACCTTACTTTATTTACGTCTTTATTGCGTTCCTTATAAtggattttatttactttaag ATGATGTTAATAGTGAATAGCTGGCTGTTAGCAGGCGGCTCGCCTGTCGCCATGCTGCAGCACGCGACGTCCTCACAGAGTATTGTGTTTCACCAACTTCAGGCGTCACCAGCCATGTCTCCagttacaa CTGAATCTCCTATCGTTTCTAACAGTGGGAATCAC CCTAAGTACGAGTACAAATATGAGGTATCAGACCACCAGACGGGAGACAGGAAGAGTCACTGGGAGAGGCGGGACGGTGACAACGTGCGAGGAGTTTACACTTTGTATGAGCCAGATGGAGCCTTGAGGACTGTTGAATACACCGCTGATGCTTTACACGG TTTTAATGCGGTAGTGAGAAGAAATGAACCGAATACTCATCAACATCAACATCAGCATCCTCGTCTTAACTCCGGGTACAAGCAGGCGGCGTCATCCAGTAGCGGTCGCGATGGTTACGACGACTCCAGCCGAAGTTATTCTTCAGAGAGAGACATATTCACTAACAAACCTTCACCAAGGCGTCAAGGGAAACTGACTTCTTATAACCAAGGAGTTGACTTTAGTGTTGTTCATGGACATAACGCGAAATAA